gaaaagcaaaatgGCATATGTTAAAGTTGTTAAGAATAAGGCCTACTTTAAAAGGTACCAAGTGAAGTATAGGAGGCGAAGAGGTACGTTCAGTTTAACGCAAaatttgtagaaaaaaaacaccccCCCCTACGTGTTACTTTTTGTATGCATCCTTatcaggggggggagaggggtAGTGTATTACCAGCTACCTGTAATGACACCTCGCATACCCATGCcttaaataaatgaatacgTTCTTAATAGCCAATGTTATGAGAGATGTTTTATTCGAGgctaaattgaaaaaaaacaaaaatgccaCTGATAAAACGAGTTACGCATTTTCCGCAAGTTGCTAACTCACCTGACTTTGGCACATTACCCTAACGGGAGGAAAGCTTTAACTTTTTGTCGAGGGGGGATACCTACCACTGCTCTATCTGTATCTACACATGTATACTTTTCTCTCCCcacaattattattattattttttttttttactatacAGAGGGCAAAACGGATTACCGAGCACGAAAGGCCCTGATCCTCCAAGATAAAAACAAGTACAATGCACAGAAGCTGCGATTTGTCGTGAGGAAGACCAATTGCCAAATAATATGCCAAATAGCAAGTGCACACATTGAAGGTGATAAAATTTTGGCGGAGGCAAAATCGAAGGAACTAATCCGTTATGGAATCCCCGTAGGTTTAAAGAACTACGCAGCCGCATACGCCACAGGGTTACTATGTGCAAGGAGATTTTTAAAATCTCTGAATCTCGATACCCAATTTCTTGGTGTGGAGAAACTCACAGACGACATGAATGAAAACAATGATgataaggaagaagatgaagaaagaaaaccAATTAAAGCATTTCTAGATGTTGGTATTACCAGGACCACTACTGGTAACCGCGTCTTTGCCGCTTTAAAGGGAGCGTGTGATGGAGGATTGAATATCCCTCATGGCACCAACAGATTTCCTGGATCCAAGAATGAATTTAATCCAGAacaattaagaaaaaatattcttggTATCCACGTGGCTGAATACATGAAGACTCTACAAGAAGAGGACATGGACAAATACAAAGCTCACTTTAATGAATACatcaaaaacaaaattgatgCAAATAATATCGAGCAGATGTATCTGGATGCCCATGaaaagataagaaaaaatccagaaaaattgcaaaagagCAAAGATAAGGTGAAGAAATTCGTAGCGAAGCATGAGAAGCCTAAGAAACTCAACGCCAAGCTGAGAAAGATGCGTGTCAAGGAAAAGGTAAGACTTCATCTACGTGATCGACCTATTATACTTCTCTGCCAGGCCAAGCCTTTcccccaccccccccctaCAAGGCATAATATAAACAATCGAAAGGAAAGATTTTTAATGATGAAAACAACAGACCTGATTTGAAACCAATTTGAGAATGTATTTCTACTTCtgaaaaaaatcttttcttttttttttttttttttttacgtcaaGCGCCTGGCGGGGGAGCGTCGTGGTACATATGGCGCAATGTCGAATATCTTTCACCCATGTGGTTTGGGTACCATCATGTGGTGCATGGAATTTCGCCCTCATCATCTCCTTTTATTTAACACCCCTTTTTACAGTTGGCCAAGTACGTCGAGAAGTTACAATGAACCTCATGATGAAGTGAAGTAAAAGAACCCCAGTTTTTATTAACCGTGCAGTGTGCACATATACTTATGTGTTACTCctcaagggggggaaaaaaaaaaaaagggcgcaTTAAAAGGAATGGTAAATCAATATGTAGTACATATGCAATGACGCCCATGTGCACGTGGAGAGTAAGCCACTCGCACCAGATGCCTGTTGTGTGTATTATCCTCCCGTGCGTGtccacatatattttttttttttttttttttttttttttttttttggcgaaaTATATTACGAAAGCATATTCCCAGAGGTACATCGCCGAGTAGAAGACCACCCCGAAATAgtttagcaaaaaaaaaaaaaaaaaaaaaaaaactacgatttaaaatttaaaatttaaaattaaaaaaaaaaaaaaaaaaaaaaaaatcatcaaaaAGGACAAGTGCCTTATTTCTACATGGTTTGGCCACAACCATTTTAAGATGCGACAAGCCGTATCCTATTTGCAGACgacatccattttttgcaaacccAATCCCTGCCCCCTACCCCCTGCCCCCCGCCTCCCCCTTTCCAGCGACACTACAACGCAGACGCTTCATTCTATGATGAACAACACTAAAAAATATCTTTGGGTAATTTACGTCTGAAATTCTCTGATGAATATTCCAGACTAGATCTGACGAATGAAGCATCCGCATTTTGTAGTTTCGTTGGAGGGATATGGTGGTCTAGAAGAAGTACCAATATAGTTACGccctttaaaaagaaaagaaatattatgTGTCTTCTCCAATTGGATGAAGCGGAAAAGGTATTTACATGTTCTTGCGATATTTGGCTTTATTCACGTGACATGTCAAATCCTAGCTGCTTCGCCTAAAttgagggaagaaaaaaaaaaaaaaaaaaaaaaaaaaaaaaaaggggccaCCCTGTAATGTAAAATCGTATACATTATCAAATTGAAAAGGGGCACAGCAGGCAGGTGTGTAAAGCCCCCTCCAGGTCAAGAGGGGAAGAGGGTTGATATACAAACGGACCAAATCATTCTGTTCAGTTCATTTCACTTCCTGTTATCGGAGCGGTAGTCGAAACGTGTAGAACACTCCGCCCTGCACAGGTATCAATTTATTCGCAACATTATTTCAAACGAACGGGATTCAACTTCCCTGATATGTTTCCCCTTCTGTgtatgatgagaaaaaaaaaaaaatttaactttCGTTCTTCTGCATTTAACGAAATGATGATGAATTGTACTCTGACacggaaaggagaagaagaagaaaaaaaaaaaaaaagacggaTAGAGGTAACCATACATGTTATACGTGGAAAGCAACTCCCTCTGATGGCAGAGTAGGGAATACAGCCTTTCCAATTCAGCATTCTGTTTTACATTCCAACATTTGAAAAATCGCTTTAGAGGGTCAGTGCCCCTATTAGTGATACCCATTTTGGCGAAAGTAATGGCGacaagaagaaagaattgATCTATTCCAACGTACACAACGAGTAGTACACACCTACGTCAAAACAAAGATAACCGCGCATGCGGAAAAAGGCGTATTTGTTTcaacttgaaaaaatttttatggttctccttttttcttcccgtGTTTGCAGAACGAGCGCAcggaaaaagacaaaaaaaaaaaaaaaaaaaaaaaaaaaagtggaacgcCCCCACTGGATTCACCACcaagctaaaaaaaatgaaagtgtTATTTCCAgttcagaaaaataaatatatatatatatatatagctaattttttttttcttttgcatgaACGGTTCAGGTGAAAAGAATATTCCAAATAgcgttaaagaaaaaaaaatatatgaacaaaaaatatgaacaaaaaaaaaaaaaaaaaaaaaactgcattgGGGGGTACATACCACACTACTTTTGAAGGCAGCTGTTCTCTCACCATGTTACCCGTCCCTGCGCGGTCTCCGTGACGTATACTTCTCTCCCCCTAGGGAGAATATTCTCATCGATAAACTTCCTCCTCGTACTTCTCCAAACACTGCATGTGGGTAACCACTTTGGCTGAAAAGTAAGCGAAACGTTTCTCCGCTATGGGGCCTTTGCACACCTGGCAGATTCTGCGACGAGGGTGAGGGGAAGTGAGCAAAACGAGTTTTAGTAGGAATCGTAATGAGAAAATGTGAATTGCGGTATAAGACTGGCTGCTCAAATGGGAAGGCCATCTCTTCGCCCATACCATATACGGTTTCTTCCTaggcacacacacatgaacatatacgtgcatgtacatacacacacacataaacatatacgtgcatgtacatacatacacacacacacgctaAAGGTGGCTTACAGTTTATCCTTGACGAGGAGTCGctgttccttctcctcaatGAGCTCGTACGACGCACTCAAGTAGTTCGCCTTGATTAAATTGTGGTAGTGGTGAAGGTCCATGTACCGGTTGGTCTTCTTCTTTAACTTTAAGCTGAGAAAGTGAAGCACCTCCGACAGGGACCAATCCCTTGGAATAATTTCAAGAATATATGCGTTTTCAAAGTCGCCATGATAAGCATATTTGTTGAGTATATGGATTACGTATTCCTTGTAGGTTTTCTTGTTTTGCTCATCAAGGTTTGGGTCATTATATTTGTCCAGGCATACCTTcacaaggaggaagaaaaaaccaCAGGATTTATTCTTTCCGCTTCGGTACACGTCGAAGTAGTCCAACATGTCTACATCGAAATTCCTATGCTTCCTACTGCCGAAtggttcctcttttttttttgcttcgtcttctttcctcattttgctccttttgttggtgtttttccccttttttttggaggacCTCCTACTTGGAGCACCCCCTCTGTTTTTCCTATTCCAATCCGAACTTCCACCAGAGggcttcttccctttctgtttttttcgcATCACATCATCATCAACACTAGAGGAAATTTTCCCATCAGAGGAGGTTCTCCCTTCTGAGTCGGTGCTCATACCAGAGCCAGTGCTCACGTCGGTCCATGAATTGGACGACAAATTGTGGTTACTGTCAATATCTTTCACAAAGTTATCATCCCCATCATCGTAATAAACTTCACTTACATGATCATCACTTGAATCTTCCCTTTCTCTCTCCATCAAATTCAACATAAAGACATATTCGCCTTTTTCGCTGGATGTCCCTTCATCCTTCTCGCTATCGAATTGGTTGTTCCTgtgttttcctcctctcctTTGGTTCTCCAGTTTGGCTAGTACTCCCTTTTCCATGCCCAAGTAGACCTGCTTGTGATAGTTCCTCATCATATCACTGATGAATGGGTCAtttagttttttcttctttgttgtTTTATCCTGGCTGCCTCTGTTTATGCGGGTCTGCTTATTCTTCTGGTACCTGTCATTATATCCCTCCTGCTCCTCTGCTATCTTCCTCATTTGACCATATAAACCTTGGTAGACCTCCTTCTCATTATGGTATAAACTTGCAAAAAGCTTGTCGTGATCCTCCTTGCTCATCCTCTTAGCGGCGTCCTTGAAGAGGAGGCTGTGGTAGAGACAGTACTTCTCGCATATGCACAGGTTCTCTTGGGTTAGGATGACTAAGCTATCGctgcaaaggggaaatggAGCAAGTAACGAAATTGTTATGGTGATCATTTGTTAGTGGTCATTGTGGTTGTGGTTTCGCCCTCCTTGTTGGAAAACTTACTAGTGGAGATCCATCCGACCAAAGAGCAGCGCCTGCACAAGTGGGAACTGCCCCTCAGGTACCACCCGAGCCAAGTGGGTGACATCCAAAGGATAGCTAGATCGTAAAAATCGTAAAATCTTTTTTtgcctgacttgttcaggcaTTTCCACATCGTTCAGGTAAAATTCAACTAAACCAGTATTTACctctttattcattttatcatattttaaaaaagtagtaatatatttttgcatgtattttttctctttcatatttaatttatccctttccatttttttgaacaTGTTAAGAATCTCTTCTGGTTTTAAAAGAAAGTTTCTGGAAGCaataaagtgaaaaaatgcgCTTTCGTTAAATCTTataagaaaagggaaggcaTTTTCAAACAATTCTTTAATTTCACATTTCTCTACATCCATCATATGTATACTATCGTTCAATACAATAAGGATGTtgtacatttcttttaacaGTGAATGCAAGGCTGTTCCtttaattacattttttgtaaatttctgTTTCTGGAAAAAGCTTGTCCATTCCTCATCCAGTTGGTCGGTGTTTCTATGCGTGTACAATGGGTGGTCACCCGTTTGTTGGTCTTCCCCCGCGTGGAGCCATCTATTGTAGACGCATAGAAACGTGGCACACATATGGATGGCCTCCTCAAAGCGCTTCATGCGTATGTACATCAGCGCTGTCTCCACGAACTTTGAATGTTTCTTTAAAAATCGAATGCACTCATCCATGTCTATGTGCAAGTTTTGCGTATTCATGAGGAAGTCGGAGAATCCAGGCCATTCATTAATTACCATCAGTTTGATTAGTAAATTGTCTATACATCGGAGtaggtttttccttttcccaatCTGGGTTGTTGCACCATCGCTTGATTGCATTTCCATGTCACACCCTTGCGCTTGTGCATTCATCTCTGTAACAGTGTGCTCCTCTTCGTACATACCCATCATTCCGCCCTCCTCCAGAACaaattcctttcttttcatcaccAAGTATTTAACTAAACAATTGTTCgctatttttaaaagtttttttttctcttcttccttttcctccgcTGACTCCCTCATAATTCTTTCTGAGAAACTTTCCATCTTCCCCTCATCATTATTCCTCTGTGAGGATAAAGTTCTGTCAATTATTTCTTCCACACTACATAGGTGGGGTACGCAAAATTTGAAAGGTTTACTGATCACCTCCTgtggttcattttttggaGTAGAACATTCCACGTTATCGTGTTCTGCATCACCTCTGTTGGAGAGATACATTTCCCAAAAGGATaacaggaaaagaaaattcacGTCGACCCGTTGAAAGTGCACAAACGCTAGCGCAAAGTTGGCTTTGGAGAAGAGATAATATGCACATGCTTTAGTGTATTCATTGAGAGTGTTGATTCTTTCCACATCATTATCGAAAAGGTAGTTGTCTATGAGTTGGAATCCTTTGTCTATTCTGTTCTGTTGGATACACTTAGGAAGATATTCAAATAACTCCTGACACCTGACCACCTGGATGGAGCTCTTATTGAAGAAGTAGATGTAGTTGTTTTCTGCGCTCGGGTTGCCTCTTTGGTTCGTAAATTTTGTTGAATCCACTGGGGAGGAATTACAAAGGGGACCATCATGTTGGTGATTATGATGATTCCGTTGGTGTACGTTTGTGAGTGTTGCATCCAAGTCCAACTCATAGCGAGCGCGATCATTGGGGTGTTCTCCTGGGGAGTAGTCTCCCTCGAGGTAACCCCCCTCCCCGTCATGCCCCTCCTGATCCAGAAGCACCATGGAACATATGATTGAACTGCATACATCACCATAATTCACAATGGCATCTACGTATTCATCCATGCAGATCGTTTGGACATGCTGTTGATTATTTACATTGTAAAAATTGATTACCCCTTTGGAGTTCAGAGAGCACAGAAAGAAACGAAAGGAGATAAGTTTTCTTACATTATCCACCAAGGTAATTGTGTTTTTCCTAGATGGCATGGTTGTGTCAACATCGTAGAAAACTCCAACGTTCATATCACATACGATAAATATTTCATTCACGTTAATTAGGgttatgtatttatatgtCTGTTCATACTCATGGCTATAGagagtaattttttcatttttttttaatcgtAAAAGGTAGTAGCTCTTTTGGACTGTTAGGAAAAGGGAGTCACTCACCCACAGGAAGGATGTTATGAATTCATTGAACGATTGTTCTTTGACagatttatattttccattatccaaatggaaaaaaattatttttttttttttcatgctaTACACCAATAAATcacttttattcttctcaTTCACTGTGCATATGTTCGCGTCCTTACAAAGAAGAGTTAGACTTTCCACTTGAAAATCCTTGGCATAATAAATTCCATCATTTATTTGGATTATCATTATGGATTCTTTTTCTACCAGGATAATCTTCTCTACCTTCTGATTCTTCTTCACACAATAGTTTTCCTCCAACTGGACCTGCATGTTAGGAATATTCCCTCCTTCACctggttcccattttggGTTCTTCTCGATACGCCATTTTAATACTCTGCCATCGGTAGTCCCAAAGTACAATTTTCCATTCAGGGTACATGCGTAACTTATGTCTGCGTTCAGCTCCACCGCCACCCGCTCCTCCCGGAAGAGCTCCATCCTGTGAGTGACGCACGGGGTAGTAAGTGATCTATTCGTTCCGTGTGAGCCTCTTCATTTAacataagtaaaaaaagCACATAGCTACATCCTattgaaaaaattcacacTAAACGAGGGTGAAATAAAATGTGGTCCAATTAGAagggaggggaggggggtgGGAGATACATGGAGTAATTCAAAGAAGTAGATAAATTCAACCGGAGGGGgacatggaaaaattattcaatCGCTCGGCTCGACCTTCACTAGGAAAACGACGCACCATTAAATGGTATCTCTCTCCGGatgcatccttttttttttttttttttttttttttttttaaatagccAATGGCCCATTTTACCCAGTGGGATAATttcaggggggggaaaaaaaaaaacgattttTCCGGTGCAGAAGAAAGTTACACCATAGATGAAAACTGATGACACGTCAACGGGGGAAAGCGAACAACGGGTAGTCATGCATCGAATGGTCAGGCGAGTCATCAATCAGGGGTTACTCGTCCGCGTACCCATCCCTTCacatttgtttaattttttcctttccatttattttgcaCTTTCTCCCCCGGAAGCCGCGTTATAACTATATTGGGTTCACCTATTTTGGAACCACCACCACGCTCATGGGGATGCCCCCATAGGAAGGATGAATGAGAGGTTGCTCACCCAAAAAAATAGTCAAGCCAAATCTTTGGACGCGTAACAGATGGGatgtaaggaagaaaagggagtCTGTTATCACTCCATGTGCTAATGCAGAGATTGTAACAGAATGGGAGAATAACCTTTCTGCAATGTCCtatcgcattttttttttttttttttcccttttccgtGTACACCTAAATATGTGGTGACGAATAAAATGAgccatacacatatgtacgtgtTATGCCTTTCCCTCGGGGCAGTATTCGTGGAAGTATTTGAAAAGGATGGCTTTCCCATACAAATGTATAGTGGTCCCTATTGGTGTGAAAGAATATACCCCTCATTCGTTCTAACTTGTTAGGGTACTCCATTAATCATTTTCTATTCACATATCGTACGTAACACACTAGTGGGTATGTTTCGTTTATGCagtttgaattttttatttttattttttttttggggggggggcatTAAGGAAGAATTCCTTACCTGCTCTGTTCTCCCTGTAGGTGAAGTGGCAGGACGCGTCACGCAGGCGCT
This DNA window, taken from Plasmodium knowlesi strain H genome assembly, chromosome: 13, encodes the following:
- a CDS encoding vacuolar protein sorting-associated protein 3, putative; translation: MELFREERVAVELNADISYACTLNGKLYFGTTDGRVLKWRIEKNPKWEPGEGGNIPNMQVQLEENYCVKKNQKVEKIILVEKESIMIIQINDGIYYAKDFQVESLTLLCKDANICTVNEKNKSDLLVYSMKKKKIIFFHLDNGKYKSVKEQSFNEFITSFLWVSDSLFLTVQKSYYLLRLKKNEKITLYSHEYEQTYKYITLINVNEIFIVCDMNVGVFYDVDTTMPSRKNTITLVDNVRKLISFRFFLCSLNSKGVINFYNVNNQQHVQTICMDEYVDAIVNYGDVCSSIICSMVLLDQEGHDGEGGYLEGDYSPGEHPNDRARYELDLDATLTNVHQRNHHNHQHDGPLCNSSPVDSTKFTNQRGNPSAENNYIYFFNKSSIQVVRCQELFEYLPKCIQQNRIDKGFQLIDNYLFDNDVERINTLNEYTKACAYYLFSKANFALAFVHFQRVDVNFLFLLSFWEMYLSNRGDAEHDNVECSTPKNEPQEVISKPFKFCVPHLCSVEEIIDRTLSSQRNNDEGKMESFSERIMRESAEEKEEEKKKLLKIANNCLVKYLVMKRKEFVLEEGGMMGMYEEEHTVTEMNAQAQGCDMEMQSSDGATTQIGKRKNLLRCIDNLLIKLMVINEWPGFSDFLMNTQNLHIDMDECIRFLKKHSKFVETALMYIRMKRFEEAIHMCATFLCVYNRWLHAGEDQQTGDHPLYTHRNTDQLDEEWTSFFQKQKFTKNVIKGTALHSLLKEMYNILIVLNDSIHMMDVEKCEIKELFENAFPFLIRFNESAFFHFIASRNFLLKPEEILNMFKKMERDKLNMKEKKYMQKYITTFLKYDKMNKEVNTGLVEFYLNDVEMPEQVRQKKILRFLRSSYPLDVTHLARVVPEGQFPLVQALLFGRMDLHYDSLVILTQENLCICEKYCLYHSLLFKDAAKRMSKEDHDKLFASLYHNEKEVYQGLYGQMRKIAEEQEGYNDRYQKNKQTRINRGSQDKTTKKKKLNDPFISDMMRNYHKQVYLGMEKGVLAKLENQRRGGKHRNNQFDSEKDEGTSSEKGEYVFMLNLMEREREDSSDDHVSEVYYDDGDDNFVKDIDSNHNLSSNSWTDVSTGSGMSTDSEGRTSSDGKISSSVDDDVMRKKQKGKKPSGGSSDWNRKNRGGAPSRRSSKKKGKNTNKRSKMRKEDEAKKKEEPFGSRKHRNFDVDMLDYFDVYRSGKNKSCGFFFLLVKVCLDKYNDPNLDEQNKKTYKEYVIHILNKYAYHGDFENAYILEIIPRDWSLSEVLHFLSLKLKKKTNRYMDLHHYHNLIKANYLSASYELIEEKEQRLLVKDKLICQVCKGPIAEKRFAYFSAKVVTHMQCLEKYEEEVYR
- a CDS encoding 60S ribosomal protein L5, putative — protein: MAYVKVVKNKAYFKRYQVKYRRRREGKTDYRARKALILQDKNKYNAQKLRFVVRKTNCQIICQIASAHIEGDKILAEAKSKELIRYGIPVGLKNYAAAYATGLLCARRFLKSLNLDTQFLGVEKLTDDMNENNDDKEEDEERKPIKAFLDVGITRTTTGNRVFAALKGACDGGLNIPHGTNRFPGSKNEFNPEQLRKNILGIHVAEYMKTLQEEDMDKYKAHFNEYIKNKIDANNIEQMYLDAHEKIRKNPEKLQKSKDKVKKFVAKHEKPKKLNAKLRKMRVKEKLAKYVEKLQ